From a single Nostoc edaphicum CCNP1411 genomic region:
- the kdpA gene encoding potassium-transporting ATPase subunit KdpA, with product MGQGFLQIGLTLCIVIAITPLFGKYIARVFLGERTLLDFLMNPIERSMFVLAGVRRKDDMAGSQYIRSVLFTNLIMGISVYFLIYFQRLLPWNPNGFGAPNWDVLLHTTISFVTNTDQQHYAGETTLSYFSQVAALGFLMFTSAATGLAVGIAFIRGLTGRRLGNFYVDLVRGITRILLPISIIGAIALLVAGVPQTLAKTMDVTTLEGGTQYLARGPVASFEMIKLLGENGGGFFGVNSAHPFENPNGASNLIEMIAMISIPAALIYTYGIFANNIKQAWLLFWMVFVIFVVLVGVTAVGELQGNPLVNNAFGLEQPNLEGKEVRFGWVQTSFWAVMTTATMSGAVNGMHDSLMPPGLFSTLFNLFIQVIWGGQGTGTAYLFIYLILTVFLTGLMAGRTPEFLGRKIEKREIVLASVVLLIHPILVLIPSAIALAYPITLSGISNPGYHGISQVVYEYASAAANNGSGLEGLGDNTRWWNLSTLVSLIGGRYIPIIAILLLADGMSRKQPVPVTPATLRTDSLVFTSITAGVTLILGVLTFFPVLALGPIAEGLKLASGS from the coding sequence ATGGGACAAGGTTTTTTGCAAATTGGCTTAACGCTGTGTATTGTGATAGCAATCACTCCACTATTCGGAAAATACATAGCGCGTGTCTTCTTGGGAGAAAGAACACTGCTTGATTTTTTAATGAACCCCATAGAGCGAAGTATGTTCGTACTTGCGGGTGTTCGGAGGAAGGATGATATGGCAGGTTCGCAGTATATCCGATCTGTACTATTTACCAACCTCATTATGGGAATTTCAGTATATTTTCTGATATATTTTCAGAGACTCTTACCCTGGAATCCAAACGGCTTTGGTGCGCCCAACTGGGATGTATTGCTGCACACAACGATTTCATTTGTTACCAATACCGATCAACAACATTATGCTGGTGAAACAACCTTGAGCTATTTTAGCCAGGTAGCGGCTTTAGGCTTTTTGATGTTCACCTCCGCAGCCACCGGTTTAGCCGTGGGAATTGCCTTTATTCGTGGGTTGACGGGTAGAAGACTGGGAAACTTTTACGTTGATCTCGTGCGTGGAATTACGCGAATATTGCTGCCGATTTCGATCATTGGAGCGATCGCTTTGCTTGTCGCAGGTGTACCACAAACATTAGCTAAGACTATGGATGTGACAACCTTAGAAGGCGGGACGCAATATCTTGCCAGAGGCCCGGTGGCATCCTTTGAAATGATCAAACTTTTGGGCGAGAACGGCGGAGGTTTTTTTGGCGTAAACTCAGCTCACCCCTTTGAAAATCCTAATGGCGCTTCTAACTTGATAGAAATGATCGCCATGATTTCTATACCCGCCGCCTTGATTTACACCTACGGTATATTTGCTAACAACATCAAACAAGCTTGGCTACTTTTTTGGATGGTGTTTGTGATTTTTGTCGTTCTGGTGGGAGTGACAGCCGTGGGAGAACTGCAAGGTAATCCCCTAGTTAATAACGCCTTTGGATTAGAACAGCCCAATTTAGAGGGTAAAGAAGTTCGATTTGGCTGGGTACAAACCTCATTTTGGGCAGTGATGACTACTGCTACTATGTCTGGTGCGGTGAATGGGATGCATGATTCTTTGATGCCACCAGGATTATTTTCGACCCTCTTTAACTTGTTTATCCAGGTTATTTGGGGTGGTCAGGGAACTGGAACAGCTTACCTATTTATTTACTTAATTCTCACAGTGTTCCTAACTGGACTAATGGCAGGACGCACCCCAGAGTTTTTAGGACGCAAAATTGAAAAGCGGGAAATCGTCCTTGCCAGCGTAGTGCTGTTGATTCACCCAATTCTAGTTTTGATTCCCAGTGCGATCGCCTTAGCTTATCCCATTACCCTATCTGGAATTAGCAACCCTGGCTATCACGGCATTTCCCAAGTAGTTTATGAATACGCCTCAGCAGCAGCAAATAATGGCTCCGGCTTAGAGGGGTTGGGAGATAACACCCGATGGTGGAACTTGAGTACTTTAGTTAGCTTAATAGGAGGACGCTACATTCCGATAATTGCCATCCTACTCTTGGCTGATGGCATGTCTCGCAAACAACCAGTCCCCGTAACCCCTGCTACCCTAAGAACAGATTCTCTGGTATTTACCAGTATCACGGCTGGAGTGACACTGATTTTGGGAGTGTTGACTTTCTTTCCCGTTCTAGCTTTGGGCCCCATAGCTGAGGGTTTAAAACTAGCATCTGGCAGTTAG